In Myxococcus stipitatus, the following are encoded in one genomic region:
- a CDS encoding outer membrane beta-barrel domain-containing protein: MNRHTLLLVLCLVPGLAPAQSQEGMGLDLTEETTPKSEESPTPPPAEEAAPAATASRSVEEEAPPPEAFLPLTDITQEDRVKSVQRKVYRKKGRFELSPLISISVNDPFYSKVGASLRGAYYLADTLAISARGTLMQVVPSDDVRLAKGAFFAKIYNSVPEWSAMGDVEWSPVYGKVAFLNSILHFDGYLLAGAGVVKTETSSLEGRGLNPAADLGLGMRFVAKDFVAVNVALINTTYVDQPLGSAKGAIQNMMTLNAGISLFLPFRSTGRDAE; this comes from the coding sequence TTGAATCGCCACACGTTGCTGCTCGTGCTGTGCCTGGTGCCCGGTCTGGCACCTGCGCAGAGCCAGGAGGGCATGGGACTCGACCTCACGGAAGAGACCACGCCCAAATCGGAAGAATCCCCCACGCCGCCGCCGGCGGAGGAAGCCGCGCCCGCCGCGACGGCCTCTCGTTCCGTCGAAGAGGAGGCTCCACCCCCAGAGGCTTTCTTGCCGCTGACCGACATCACCCAGGAGGACCGGGTGAAGAGCGTCCAGCGCAAGGTGTACCGGAAGAAGGGGCGGTTCGAGCTGTCACCGCTCATCAGCATCTCCGTCAACGACCCGTTCTATTCGAAGGTGGGCGCGTCCCTGCGGGGCGCCTACTACCTGGCGGATACGTTGGCCATCTCCGCGCGCGGCACGCTGATGCAGGTCGTGCCCTCGGATGACGTGCGCCTGGCCAAGGGCGCTTTCTTCGCGAAGATCTACAACTCCGTGCCCGAGTGGTCCGCGATGGGCGACGTCGAGTGGAGCCCGGTGTATGGCAAGGTGGCCTTCCTCAACTCCATCCTGCACTTCGACGGCTACCTGCTGGCGGGCGCGGGCGTGGTGAAGACGGAGACCTCGTCGCTGGAGGGCCGTGGGCTCAACCCCGCGGCGGACCTGGGCCTGGGCATGCGCTTCGTCGCCAAGGACTTCGTGGCGGTGAACGTGGCGCTCATCAACACCACCTATGTGGATCAGCCCCTGGGCAGCGCGAAGGGGGCCATCCAGAACATGATGACTCTCAACGCCGGCATCTCGCTGTTCCTGCCCTTCCGCTCGACGGGGAGGGACGCGGAATGA
- the gltC gene encoding adventurous gliding motility protein GltC, with product MMRSFRLIRLAVLGLALAWSAPSFAQNFEGLDLGGQSKSKKKKKGASSAKSSKSKKKSTRNAKGKAPAAEPEETAEEASAPTPVAPASTATPASPAAATSTPTPPAPTPAQPPAPAPSSGGFGLDLTQEAPKAPAPTMSFDAVDVSGKTADRQRLDIAVSLFKNDEYEKAAMASHELLADPKLAGLHTEARYVLAKSLYRMGMYHSSLGEFSKLLALGPSTKFFKTSLEWLFFISRKTKNETVILDEIARHANQEFPEKYRNEFRYLLARYHFVRGRALDQVGQNADADKSFNEVKRLTLMIPKTDLFYPRARYLDGLASFRNGSRQKDAAAKRGNGEMLASVDAMKEVVRLTRPMAGKSADQAKADKSLRELAFMQLARTHYGMQQNRYALFYLGKVERGNTQWLESLFEASWANYRVGQYEQALGNLITLSSPFFREEYFPEALILKAVIYYENCRYRESNIILQDFERTYLPVHDQLESLVKKGMEAGEYYSVLADVQKKNKEGLEKNETDLILERILRLALTDQDLRKTNDSILELEGEMDAFASRGDTFKYSELSKQLLEELKVHRTGLISKAGIMAKGKLETELVALKQLLANGLRIKFETTTKEKEFLEEQLKAGGRTAIVKRYKFSVAVSDDQLYWPYEGEYWRDELGTYQYTLTKGCIERDTANRNVQSAEAL from the coding sequence ATGATGCGCTCCTTCAGGCTCATCCGTCTCGCCGTCCTCGGGCTCGCGCTCGCGTGGTCGGCTCCTTCCTTCGCCCAGAACTTCGAAGGACTGGACCTGGGTGGTCAGTCCAAGTCCAAGAAGAAGAAGAAGGGCGCCTCGTCGGCCAAGTCCTCCAAGTCGAAGAAGAAGTCGACGCGCAACGCGAAGGGCAAGGCGCCCGCCGCGGAGCCGGAGGAGACCGCCGAGGAGGCCTCCGCCCCCACTCCCGTGGCTCCGGCCTCGACCGCGACCCCGGCGTCTCCCGCCGCGGCCACGTCCACGCCGACGCCGCCCGCTCCCACGCCCGCGCAGCCGCCGGCTCCCGCGCCGAGCAGCGGCGGGTTCGGGCTGGACCTGACGCAGGAGGCCCCCAAGGCCCCCGCGCCCACCATGTCCTTCGACGCGGTGGATGTGTCCGGCAAGACGGCGGACCGTCAGCGGCTGGACATCGCCGTCAGCCTCTTCAAGAACGACGAGTACGAGAAGGCCGCCATGGCGTCGCACGAGCTGCTGGCGGACCCGAAGCTCGCGGGCCTGCACACCGAGGCGCGCTACGTGCTGGCCAAGTCGCTCTACCGCATGGGCATGTACCACTCGTCGCTGGGTGAGTTCTCCAAGCTGCTGGCGCTGGGGCCCTCCACCAAGTTCTTCAAGACGAGCCTGGAGTGGCTGTTCTTCATCAGCCGCAAGACGAAGAACGAGACCGTCATCCTCGACGAGATTGCCCGGCACGCGAACCAGGAGTTCCCGGAGAAGTACCGCAACGAGTTCCGCTACCTGCTGGCGCGCTACCACTTCGTGCGAGGCCGCGCGTTGGACCAGGTGGGGCAGAACGCGGACGCGGACAAGAGCTTCAACGAGGTGAAGCGCCTGACGCTGATGATTCCCAAGACGGACCTGTTCTATCCGCGCGCGCGGTACCTGGACGGTCTGGCGTCGTTCCGCAACGGCAGCCGTCAGAAGGACGCGGCGGCCAAGCGCGGCAACGGGGAGATGCTGGCGTCCGTGGACGCGATGAAGGAAGTGGTGCGCCTCACCCGTCCGATGGCGGGCAAGTCCGCCGACCAGGCCAAGGCGGACAAGTCCCTGCGCGAGCTGGCGTTCATGCAGCTGGCCCGGACGCACTACGGCATGCAGCAGAACCGCTACGCGCTCTTCTACCTGGGCAAGGTGGAGCGCGGGAACACGCAGTGGCTGGAGTCGCTCTTCGAGGCGAGCTGGGCCAACTACCGCGTGGGCCAGTACGAGCAGGCGCTGGGCAACCTCATCACGCTCTCGTCGCCGTTCTTCCGCGAGGAGTACTTCCCGGAGGCGCTCATCCTCAAGGCGGTCATCTATTACGAGAACTGCCGCTACCGGGAGAGCAACATCATCCTCCAGGACTTCGAGCGCACGTACCTGCCGGTGCATGACCAGCTCGAGTCGCTGGTGAAGAAGGGCATGGAGGCGGGCGAGTACTACTCGGTGCTCGCGGACGTGCAGAAGAAGAACAAGGAGGGGCTGGAGAAGAACGAGACGGACCTCATCCTGGAGCGCATCCTGCGCCTGGCCTTGACGGACCAGGACCTGCGCAAGACGAACGACTCCATCCTCGAGCTGGAAGGGGAGATGGACGCCTTCGCCAGCCGCGGCGACACCTTCAAGTACTCCGAGCTGTCCAAGCAGCTGTTGGAGGAGCTGAAGGTCCACCGCACCGGTCTCATCTCCAAGGCGGGCATCATGGCCAAGGGCAAGCTGGAGACGGAGCTGGTCGCGCTCAAGCAGCTGCTCGCCAACGGCCTGCGCATCAAGTTCGAGACCACCACGAAGGAGAAGGAGTTCCTCGAGGAGCAGCTCAAGGCGGGCGGCCGCACGGCCATCGTCAAGCGGTACAAGTTCTCCGTGGCGGTGTCGGACGACCAGCTCTACTGGCCGTACGAGGGCGAGTACTGGCGTGACGAGTTGGGCACGTACCAGTACACGCTGACCAAGGGTTGCATCGAGCGCGACACGGCCAACCGGAACGTCCAGTCCGCGGAAGCGCTGTAG
- the pcnB gene encoding polynucleotide adenylyltransferase PcnB translates to MSSNLELTAAPSEQASAPESVAAESAPSEVIPPSPVSPESPSSAGARASPAEDEGDDDGDDDDEVDALDGGFDEAGLVAAEVLAAAEAQDAADAAEDEVEQVPTVLEPEPEPTPFERELHAPHVRSTGEPAEIDPDELDPDALKVVLRLHQHGHQAYLVGGCVRDLLLGRKPKDFDVATSAHPGEVRAIFRNCRLIGRRFRLAHVYFKGGKIIEVSTFRANPTELDAASPSAQEEEGDNGGDDLLITHDNVFGTAQQDARRRDFTINGLFYDVSEGRVIDYVRGRRDLDERFIRTIGDPEVRMREDPVRILRAVRFAAKLDLDIESRTYAAMEGAVEDLPRCAPARLLEETFRLIRGGVSAPALKLLDALDALKLLLPPVNAYLKQHGKEGEKTFYAFAQALDRRVAAGEPLDDAILLAALLVPISHSAPPAEPQEGGRPSVSQVVEELLAGFVQTARLPRRIAERCRMLLLAQRTLSGERRRKSAAFRRHPLFGEALTVFEMTVEATGEHREQLEAWKAGEVPPPRADAAEGDGAEPGGPRKRRRRRRRRRSSGESSAAAGSSGPGAGEA, encoded by the coding sequence ATGTCTTCCAATCTGGAGCTGACGGCAGCCCCCTCGGAACAGGCGAGTGCCCCCGAGTCCGTGGCCGCTGAATCAGCCCCTTCTGAAGTGATTCCCCCGTCCCCCGTCTCACCTGAATCCCCGTCCTCCGCTGGCGCGCGAGCAAGCCCCGCCGAGGACGAGGGGGACGATGACGGCGACGATGACGATGAGGTCGACGCGCTCGACGGTGGGTTCGACGAGGCGGGCCTGGTGGCGGCGGAGGTGCTGGCCGCCGCCGAGGCTCAGGACGCGGCGGACGCGGCCGAGGACGAGGTGGAGCAGGTGCCCACGGTGCTCGAGCCCGAGCCCGAGCCGACGCCCTTCGAGCGGGAGTTGCACGCGCCGCACGTCCGCTCCACGGGCGAGCCGGCGGAGATCGACCCGGACGAACTGGACCCGGACGCGTTGAAGGTCGTGTTGCGGCTGCACCAGCACGGGCACCAGGCGTACCTGGTGGGTGGGTGCGTGCGGGACCTGTTGCTTGGCCGCAAGCCCAAGGACTTCGATGTGGCCACCAGCGCCCATCCGGGCGAGGTGCGCGCCATCTTCCGCAACTGCCGGCTGATTGGCCGGCGCTTCCGGCTGGCGCACGTGTACTTCAAGGGTGGGAAGATCATCGAGGTCTCCACCTTCCGCGCGAATCCGACGGAGCTGGACGCGGCGTCGCCCTCGGCGCAGGAGGAGGAGGGGGACAACGGGGGGGATGACCTGCTCATCACCCACGACAACGTGTTCGGCACGGCGCAGCAGGACGCGCGCCGCCGGGACTTCACCATCAACGGCCTGTTCTATGACGTGAGCGAAGGCCGCGTCATCGACTACGTCCGAGGGCGGCGAGACCTGGATGAGCGGTTCATCCGCACCATCGGCGACCCCGAGGTGCGCATGCGCGAGGACCCGGTGCGCATCCTGCGCGCGGTGCGCTTCGCGGCGAAGCTGGACCTGGACATCGAGTCGCGGACGTACGCGGCGATGGAGGGCGCGGTGGAGGACCTGCCGCGCTGCGCTCCGGCGCGGCTGTTGGAGGAGACCTTCCGGCTCATCCGCGGGGGCGTGTCCGCGCCGGCGCTCAAGCTGCTGGACGCGCTGGATGCGCTCAAGCTGCTGCTGCCTCCGGTGAACGCGTACCTCAAGCAGCATGGCAAGGAGGGCGAGAAGACCTTCTACGCCTTCGCGCAAGCGCTGGACCGGCGCGTGGCGGCGGGAGAGCCGCTCGACGACGCCATCCTGCTCGCGGCGCTGCTGGTGCCCATCAGCCACTCGGCGCCGCCCGCCGAGCCGCAGGAGGGGGGCCGTCCGTCGGTGTCGCAGGTGGTGGAGGAGTTGCTCGCGGGCTTCGTACAGACGGCGCGTTTGCCCCGCCGCATCGCCGAGCGCTGCCGCATGTTGCTCCTCGCGCAGCGCACGTTGTCGGGTGAGCGTCGGCGCAAGAGCGCGGCGTTCCGTCGGCATCCGTTGTTTGGTGAAGCCCTCACCGTGTTCGAGATGACGGTGGAGGCCACGGGCGAGCATCGCGAGCAGCTCGAGGCGTGGAAGGCTGGAGAGGTACCACCTCCGCGCGCGGATGCCGCCGAGGGTGATGGAGCCGAGCCGGGTGGGCCGCGCAAGCGCCGCCGTCGTCGTCGCCGCCGTCGTTCCTCCGGAGAGAGTTCCGCCGCGGCGGGTTCCTCCGGCCCGGGTGCCGGCGAGGCGTGA
- a CDS encoding outer membrane beta-barrel domain-containing protein: protein MKSLYRWLLALCLVAPVLSHAQSTSEEEEAGDVSEVDKDRMGPLRDRVRPVSGHVFLKKGRFEFSPSATLSLRDAFFTKYIFGGTLTYHPVETVGVSLRAGYALNAVSGAAQICEFSDDSTRGCASPKLAELDGNAPGQIKMMGGVDVQWAPIYGKLSLLAETFVHFDLYGVVGASAVQYRGPDLDDATQKLAKNYLTPGGNVGVGMRFFFNRWVTLRTEVRDLIYVEKGRNENFLRNQLLFELGVSFFFPSSNPES from the coding sequence ATGAAGTCGCTCTATCGTTGGCTGCTCGCCCTGTGTCTCGTGGCGCCGGTGCTCTCGCATGCGCAGTCCACCTCCGAGGAGGAGGAGGCCGGCGACGTGTCCGAGGTGGACAAGGACCGGATGGGCCCCTTGCGTGATCGCGTGCGCCCCGTGTCGGGCCACGTGTTCCTCAAGAAGGGCCGCTTCGAGTTCAGCCCCTCGGCGACGCTGTCGCTGCGCGACGCGTTCTTCACCAAGTACATCTTCGGCGGCACGCTCACCTACCACCCCGTGGAGACGGTGGGTGTGAGCCTGCGGGCGGGCTACGCGCTCAACGCGGTGTCCGGCGCGGCGCAGATCTGCGAGTTCTCGGACGACTCCACGCGCGGGTGCGCCTCACCCAAGCTGGCGGAGTTGGACGGGAACGCGCCCGGGCAGATCAAGATGATGGGTGGCGTGGACGTCCAGTGGGCGCCCATCTACGGCAAGCTGTCGCTGCTGGCGGAGACGTTCGTCCACTTCGACCTGTACGGCGTCGTGGGGGCTTCGGCCGTCCAGTACCGGGGGCCGGACCTGGATGACGCGACCCAGAAGCTGGCGAAGAACTACCTCACGCCGGGCGGCAACGTGGGCGTGGGCATGCGCTTCTTCTTCAACCGGTGGGTGACGCTGCGCACGGAGGTGCGGGACCTCATCTACGTGGAGAAGGGCCGCAACGAAAACTTCCTGCGCAACCAGCTGTTGTTCGAGCTGGGCGTGTCCTTCTTCTTCCCCTCGTCCAACCCCGAGTCATGA
- a CDS encoding MFS transporter, producing MSRTASLRVVFGIVSLDLIGFGILIPQLGVYGVKFGASPFTVGLLISVYSLMQLVAAPVLGRLSDRFGRRPVLLVSQVGSLLGYLLFAGAHSLPLLFLSRVIDGISGGNIATAQAVVADITRPEERARGMGVIGAAFGIGFVLGPALGGLLGAWGGNLAIGLFAAGLVAVNLVCTYLFLPESRAPGGPEVHARTLKSAAQALRLPVVAKCLVLMLLFTTAFAQMEGTFSVYLLTRFLSSGPVPLSGGLFLHPVVADAAVLREASLRAGWLFAMVGVLSALVQGGLVRRLVGGEGGGTGREAQVAMAGFGVTAVGLALLPVAPTYGWLFPVMGLLAVGSALTNPCMSALVSLHAPPERLGAALGGFQAAGSLGRIVGPALGGWLFTRLGPAAPYGTAAGMLILGTVLAATLATQARMAGARAGQRS from the coding sequence GTGAGCCGGACGGCGTCACTGCGCGTCGTCTTCGGAATCGTGTCGCTGGACCTCATCGGGTTCGGCATCTTGATTCCGCAGTTGGGCGTGTACGGAGTGAAGTTTGGTGCCTCGCCATTCACGGTGGGGCTGCTCATCTCCGTCTATTCGTTGATGCAGCTGGTGGCGGCGCCGGTGCTGGGCCGGCTGTCGGACAGGTTCGGCCGCAGGCCCGTGCTGCTGGTGAGCCAGGTGGGCTCGCTCCTGGGCTACCTCCTGTTCGCCGGAGCGCACTCGCTGCCGCTCTTGTTCCTCTCGCGGGTCATCGACGGGATATCCGGCGGCAATATCGCCACCGCGCAGGCCGTCGTCGCGGACATCACCCGTCCGGAGGAGCGGGCCCGGGGCATGGGCGTCATCGGCGCGGCCTTCGGTATCGGCTTCGTGTTGGGGCCGGCGCTCGGGGGATTGCTGGGCGCGTGGGGCGGCAACCTCGCCATCGGCCTCTTCGCGGCGGGCCTGGTGGCCGTCAACCTGGTCTGCACGTACCTGTTCCTGCCGGAGTCCCGGGCGCCCGGTGGCCCCGAGGTCCATGCGCGCACCCTGAAGAGCGCCGCCCAGGCGCTGCGCCTTCCCGTCGTGGCGAAGTGCCTGGTGTTGATGCTGCTGTTCACCACCGCCTTCGCGCAGATGGAGGGGACGTTCTCCGTGTACCTCCTCACGCGTTTTCTCTCCTCCGGGCCGGTGCCGCTCTCGGGGGGCCTGTTCCTGCACCCGGTGGTGGCGGACGCGGCGGTGCTGCGCGAGGCAAGCCTGCGGGCGGGCTGGCTGTTCGCGATGGTGGGCGTGCTCAGCGCGCTGGTGCAGGGTGGGCTGGTGCGCCGGCTGGTGGGAGGAGAGGGCGGCGGGACGGGGCGCGAGGCACAGGTGGCCATGGCGGGGTTCGGCGTGACGGCGGTGGGCCTGGCCCTCCTGCCGGTGGCGCCGACCTACGGGTGGTTGTTTCCCGTCATGGGGCTGTTGGCGGTGGGCTCGGCGTTGACGAACCCCTGCATGTCCGCGCTGGTCTCCTTGCATGCTCCGCCGGAGCGGTTGGGGGCGGCGCTGGGGGGCTTCCAGGCGGCGGGCTCCCTGGGCCGGATTGTAGGCCCGGCGTTGGGCGGGTGGCTCTTCACCCGCTTGGGCCCGGCGGCGCCCTATGGGACGGCGGCGGGAATGCTGATTCTGGGGACGGTTCTGGCGGCAACCCTCGCCACTCAGGCGAGAATGGCAGGCGCGAGGGCCGGACAAAGGTCGTAA
- the cglC gene encoding adventurous gliding motility lipoprotein CglC yields MKMSVRAALLVSTALLLGGCSVSSEIGKSCKLVRKATPEELAAGSEKTVDLLEGEIADQQDFISFGSPLCEDLICVRDQDFPRARNPDGSLAVDAVAFGYCSKPCVSGASNACEVTDTSDVEPNLPGRMSCRSLLLDQETLNALRAADETFYRNTFGENNSPFFCAGALTAGQGG; encoded by the coding sequence ATGAAGATGTCCGTGCGAGCCGCCCTCCTCGTATCCACCGCGCTGCTGCTGGGTGGGTGCAGCGTGAGCAGCGAGATTGGCAAGTCATGCAAGCTGGTCCGGAAGGCCACCCCCGAGGAGCTCGCGGCGGGCTCCGAGAAGACCGTCGATCTGCTGGAGGGCGAAATCGCGGACCAGCAGGACTTCATCTCCTTTGGTTCTCCCCTGTGTGAGGACCTCATCTGCGTGAGAGATCAGGACTTCCCTCGCGCGCGCAACCCGGACGGCTCGCTGGCCGTGGACGCCGTGGCCTTTGGCTACTGCAGCAAGCCCTGCGTGAGCGGCGCCAGCAATGCCTGCGAGGTGACGGACACGTCCGACGTGGAGCCGAACCTGCCGGGCCGCATGTCGTGCCGCTCGCTGCTGTTGGACCAGGAGACGCTCAACGCGCTGCGTGCCGCGGACGAGACCTTCTACCGGAACACCTTTGGAGAGAACAACTCGCCCTTCTTCTGCGCGGGTGCGCTTACCGCCGGGCAGGGTGGCTGA
- a CDS encoding phosphatase domain-containing protein gives MSLPDRIDPRPPRRIYRWDLDKTYLQTDFDSLRDLLRTAFQKAHEKVAVPGASALIRELSENGDSRLCIVSGSPKQMRAVLEEKLKLDGVRWDEFVLKDNVGNLLRGRFRALRGQVGYKLPAILESRVKAPAEAEEVLFGDDAEADAFIYSLFADLIAGRVDERVLSQVLEAGGVYPDDAERVRAAWKQIPVSDPVRRIFIHLDKLTPPAHFTPYGPRVVPIFNYFQAALVLLADGHLSAPQVLKIAVEMVQTAGHNIITLSNSFQDLLRRGLPLQQAAVALSQALEGPNKLLAAMRPMPDILSAFSKRLAALGTPPPPPPVQAVDYVSLIHHALPRNHKGRGKPPT, from the coding sequence GTGAGCCTGCCGGACCGTATCGACCCGCGGCCGCCGCGGCGCATCTACCGCTGGGACCTGGACAAGACGTACCTCCAGACGGACTTCGATTCGCTGCGCGACCTGCTGCGCACGGCGTTCCAGAAGGCGCACGAGAAGGTCGCCGTGCCGGGCGCGAGCGCGCTCATCCGCGAGCTGTCGGAGAACGGCGACTCGCGGCTGTGCATCGTCTCCGGCAGCCCCAAGCAGATGCGCGCCGTGCTGGAGGAGAAGCTCAAGCTCGATGGCGTCCGGTGGGACGAGTTCGTCCTCAAGGACAACGTGGGCAACCTCCTGCGCGGGCGCTTCCGGGCGCTGCGCGGGCAGGTGGGCTACAAGCTGCCCGCCATCCTCGAGAGCCGGGTGAAGGCCCCGGCCGAGGCGGAGGAAGTCCTCTTCGGCGACGACGCGGAGGCGGACGCGTTCATCTACTCGCTCTTCGCGGACCTGATTGCCGGCCGCGTGGACGAGCGCGTGTTGTCCCAGGTGCTGGAGGCGGGCGGCGTCTATCCGGACGACGCGGAGCGCGTGCGCGCGGCGTGGAAGCAGATTCCCGTCTCGGACCCGGTGCGCCGCATCTTCATCCACCTGGACAAGCTGACGCCGCCGGCGCACTTCACGCCGTATGGGCCTCGGGTGGTGCCCATCTTCAACTACTTCCAGGCGGCCCTGGTGCTGCTGGCGGACGGGCACCTGTCGGCGCCGCAGGTGCTGAAAATCGCGGTGGAGATGGTGCAGACGGCGGGGCACAACATCATCACCCTCTCCAACTCGTTCCAGGACCTGCTGCGCCGGGGCCTGCCGCTGCAGCAGGCGGCCGTGGCGCTGTCGCAGGCCTTGGAAGGGCCCAACAAGTTGCTCGCGGCGATGCGTCCGATGCCGGACATCCTCTCCGCGTTCAGCAAGCGGCTCGCCGCGCTGGGCACGCCGCCCCCGCCTCCGCCCGTGCAGGCGGTGGACTATGTGTCGCTCATCCACCATGCCCTGCCTCGCAACCACAAGGGCCGTGGCAAGCCGCCTACCTAG
- the plsX gene encoding phosphate acyltransferase PlsX: protein MEAMVVKQPQPVTIAFDVMGTDHGPAEVVRGAAQLSLDSPNIHALLVGDRTLIDNALAEVKHNGERISVQHAADFVGMDEKPGEALARKPHASVAVAARLVAEGEAQALVSAGNTGAGVLACARHFQLIPGVRRAALATVYPTRSVRGAKEDPFSLILDVGATVEATADDLVTFAVMGSQYARIISRNERPKVALLSNGVEPQKGPPRVVEAHARLSAMTDINFIGNVEGIDIPKGTADVIVTDGFVGNVCLKMLEGVHETVVELAQYAYKESLRWRAGLAMLSSGIQRIKDITDWNQYGGAPILGFDRIFIKAHGRSKARAIANAGKVAAKVVANNLGNSIREGLLK, encoded by the coding sequence ATGGAGGCCATGGTGGTCAAGCAGCCGCAGCCCGTGACGATTGCCTTCGACGTGATGGGGACGGACCATGGGCCGGCGGAGGTGGTGCGCGGCGCCGCGCAGCTCTCCCTGGACTCGCCGAACATCCATGCGTTGCTGGTCGGGGACCGTACGCTCATCGACAACGCGCTCGCGGAGGTGAAGCACAACGGCGAGCGCATCTCCGTGCAGCACGCGGCGGACTTCGTGGGCATGGACGAGAAGCCCGGCGAGGCGCTGGCCCGCAAGCCTCACGCGTCGGTGGCGGTGGCCGCCCGGCTGGTGGCCGAGGGCGAGGCCCAGGCGCTGGTCTCCGCGGGCAACACGGGCGCGGGGGTGCTGGCGTGCGCACGGCACTTCCAGCTCATCCCCGGGGTGCGGCGCGCGGCGCTGGCCACGGTGTACCCGACGCGCTCGGTGCGCGGCGCGAAGGAAGACCCCTTCTCCCTCATCCTCGACGTGGGCGCGACGGTGGAGGCCACCGCGGACGACCTGGTGACGTTCGCGGTGATGGGCTCGCAGTACGCGCGCATCATCTCCCGCAACGAGCGGCCCAAGGTGGCGCTCCTGTCGAACGGTGTCGAGCCCCAGAAGGGCCCGCCCCGGGTGGTGGAGGCGCACGCGCGCCTGTCGGCGATGACGGACATCAACTTCATCGGCAACGTGGAGGGCATCGACATCCCCAAGGGCACCGCGGACGTCATCGTCACGGACGGCTTCGTGGGCAACGTGTGCCTGAAGATGCTGGAGGGCGTGCACGAGACGGTGGTGGAGCTGGCCCAGTACGCCTACAAGGAGAGCCTGCGGTGGCGCGCGGGCCTGGCCATGCTGTCCAGCGGGATTCAGCGCATCAAGGACATCACCGACTGGAACCAGTACGGCGGCGCGCCCATCCTCGGGTTTGACCGCATCTTCATCAAGGCGCATGGGCGCTCGAAGGCGCGCGCCATCGCCAACGCGGGCAAGGTGGCCGCCAAGGTGGTGGCGAACAACCTGGGGAACTCCATCCGGGAAGGTCTCCTGAAGTGA
- a CDS encoding DMT family transporter yields MSASVGADASRTRVYGGLVLGVVAVSWAAPLIRFAEAPSLAISAWRLTLAAVPLLALTLVRGRAELSSFSARTWGWLVLSGLALALHFATWIASLQYTTVASSVALVTTQPVWVTLFAWVALSERVGPRGLMALALCLAGSVLIGARDFAAGGTALWGDLLAVAGAIMAGVYFVIGRRVRESMSLGTYVGVVYAVAAVALMAAHLFIDSPLTGFTPRTWWVLVGLALVPQLLGHSLLNASVRHLSAPFVAVASLGEPVLSTLWAVPLLGETPDWVQVLGGGLALVGVLVMSRDEAARQPPPPDIVPAAD; encoded by the coding sequence GTGAGCGCTTCTGTTGGCGCGGATGCCTCGCGAACGCGAGTCTATGGTGGCCTGGTCCTGGGCGTCGTGGCCGTGTCCTGGGCCGCGCCGCTCATCCGCTTCGCGGAGGCGCCCTCCCTGGCCATCTCCGCGTGGCGCCTGACGTTGGCGGCGGTGCCTCTACTCGCCTTGACGCTCGTGCGTGGCCGCGCGGAACTTTCGTCCTTCTCCGCGCGCACGTGGGGCTGGCTGGTGCTGTCGGGCCTCGCGCTGGCACTGCATTTCGCGACGTGGATCGCGTCGCTTCAGTACACCACCGTCGCGAGCTCCGTGGCGTTGGTCACCACCCAACCTGTCTGGGTGACGCTGTTCGCTTGGGTCGCGCTCTCCGAGCGCGTGGGCCCTCGTGGCTTGATGGCCCTGGCCCTGTGCCTCGCGGGCAGCGTCCTCATCGGTGCCAGGGACTTCGCGGCCGGAGGCACGGCGCTCTGGGGCGACCTGCTTGCCGTGGCCGGAGCCATCATGGCCGGCGTCTACTTCGTCATCGGCCGCCGCGTGCGAGAGAGCATGTCGCTGGGCACCTACGTCGGTGTCGTCTACGCCGTCGCGGCCGTGGCGTTGATGGCCGCGCATCTCTTCATCGACTCGCCTCTGACGGGCTTCACGCCGCGCACCTGGTGGGTCCTGGTGGGGCTGGCCCTGGTCCCTCAGTTGCTCGGCCACTCCCTCCTCAATGCCTCCGTGCGCCATCTCTCCGCGCCCTTCGTCGCGGTGGCATCACTGGGCGAGCCCGTCCTCTCCACGCTGTGGGCCGTGCCCCTCCTGGGCGAGACGCCCGACTGGGTGCAGGTCCTCGGGGGCGGGCTCGCACTCGTGGGCGTGCTCGTCATGTCCCGCGACGAAGCCGCGAGACAACCACCTCCGCCCGACATCGTGCCCGCCGCGGATTGA